Proteins from a genomic interval of Polyodon spathula isolate WHYD16114869_AA chromosome 1, ASM1765450v1, whole genome shotgun sequence:
- the LOC121317715 gene encoding endothelial lipase-like, which yields MKELAFSLWILFITCVAAVLSSDLEKEGLFKDGTIADLLKDENRSEDVVGPTVKYCLRKSLDPDDGCYLNPGQNDSLQECGFNATAKTILVIHGWTMSGMFENWLHKLVSAIQEREREANVIVVDWLDFAHQVYPDAVNHTQTVGRDIAKLLEWLKDELNLPLQNVHMIGYSLGAHVAGYAGTYVDGTIGRITGLDPAGPMFEGVASHSRLSPDDADFVDVLHTYTREALGVSIGIQQPVGHIDIYPNGGDIQPGCGLSDILGTMAYGGFGEAVKCEHERSVHLFVDSLLNKDHQSFAYRCTDPNRFKKGICLSCRKNRCNNLGYNTKKMRNRRNSKMYLKTRADMPFGGYHYQLKMHVFSKADGEDKDPTFFVKLYGAHNDTKDHSVDLPDKIGLNFTNSFLVFTEEDIGDLLKIKLSWEGAPKSWFSMWKKMKSVIYSGGTKENQVLEVRRIRVKCGETQKKFTFCAEDPTATKITPGNEIMFVKCRDGWEVKPRKRLHY from the exons ATGAAAGAGCTTGCTTTCTCATTGTGGATTTTATTTATAACTTGTGTAGCCGCTGTCTTATCTTCTGACCTTGAGAAGGAGGGGCTTTTTAAAG ATGGCACCATTGCTGATCTGCTGAAGGATGAAAACCGCAGTGAAGATGTCGTTGGTCCCACTGTGAAGTATTGCCTTAGGAAGTCCCTTGACCCCGATGATGGTTGCTATCTCAACCCTGGCCAGAACGACAGTCTACAGGAATGTGGCTTCAATGCTACAGCCAAGACTATCCTAGTGATTCATGGGTGGACT ATGAGTGGTATGTTTGAAAACTGGCTTCATAAGCTGGTTTCTGCTATTCAGGAACGTGAAAGGGAAGCCAACGTCATTGTGGTCGACTGGCTTGACTTTGCCCACCAAGTGTATCCAGATGCTGTTAACCACACACAAACTGTCGGGCGTGACATTGCTAAGTTACTGGAATGGTTAAAG GATGAATTGAACTTGCCTCTTCAAAATGTGCACATGATTGGGTACAGCCTGGGGGCTCACGTGGCTGGCTATGCTGGTACCTATGTGGATGGGACAATCGGCAGAATAACAG GTCTGGACCCGGCAGGCCCCATGTTTGAAGGGGTCGCTTCGCACAGCCGCCTGTCTCCTGATGATGCTGACTTTGTGGATGTTCTGCACACCTACACAAGGGAGGCTTTGGGTGTCAGCATTGGCATCCAGCAACCTGTGGGTCACATTGACATTTATCCTAATGGAGGGGATATCCAACCTGGCTGTGGTTTAAGTGACATCCTGGGCACAATGGCTTATGGAG GTTTTGGGGAAGCTGTAAAGTGTGAGCATGAGCGCTCGGTGCACCTTTTTGTAGATTCACTTCTGAATAAAGATCACCAGAGCTTTGCATACCGGTGCACGGATCCCAACCGCTTCAAGAAAGGGATTTGCCTGAGCTGCAGGAAAAACCGATGCAACAACCTGGGCTACAATACCAAGAAGATGCGCAACAGGAGAAACAGCAAGATGTACCTCAAAACCCGGGCAGATATGCCTTTTGGAG gttATCACTACCAGTTGAAGATGCATGTTTTTAGCAAAGCTGACGGGGAGGACAAAGACCCAACATTCTTTGTTAAACTTTATGGTGCCCATAATGACACAAAAGACCACAGTGTTGACCT aCCTGACAAGATTGGCCTGAATTTCACCAACTCCTTCTTGGTCTTCACGGAAGAAGACATTGGGGATCTGCTCAAGATCAAACTGTCCTGGGAAGGAGCTCCCAAGTCTTGGTTCTCGATGTGGAAAAAGATGAAGTCTGTAATATACTCAGGAGGAACCAAAGAGAACCAGGTACTGGAGGTGCGGCGCATTCGTGTAAAGTGTGGAGAAACCCAGAAAAA GTTCACTTTCTGTGCTGAAGATCCAACTGCGACCAAGATAACACCTGGAAATGAGATTATGTTTGTCAAGTGTCGGGATGGATGGGAAGTCAAACCTAGAAAAAG ATTGCACTACTAA